A section of the Paenibacillus odorifer genome encodes:
- a CDS encoding SDR family oxidoreductase, which produces MNPTYPYYGEQTICKEQPIAFPPQHQDRQPGLESLMNPRPISEDPEIAGSGKLKGKIALITGGDSGIGKAAAIAFAKEGADVAIAYLYEASDAEVTQRRIEELGQRCLRIEVDLRHKENCFKAVEHTLRTFGKLDILVNNHGVQYPQKSILDITEAQLYQTFQTNIFPFFYLTQAALPHLKKGAAIINTASITAYQGNKELIDYSSTKGAIVSFTRSLALSLVDSGIRVNSVAPGPVWTPLIPSSYSADEVSVFGTDTPFKRAAQPYELAGAYLYLAGPDSSYVTGTCIHVNGGDMVTS; this is translated from the coding sequence ATGAATCCCACCTACCCCTACTATGGGGAACAAACGATATGTAAGGAACAGCCTATTGCTTTTCCCCCGCAGCACCAAGACCGTCAGCCAGGTCTAGAGAGTCTAATGAATCCTCGCCCCATCAGTGAAGATCCGGAGATTGCCGGCAGTGGAAAGCTGAAAGGAAAAATTGCACTCATCACCGGAGGCGACAGCGGGATTGGTAAAGCGGCGGCCATTGCTTTTGCAAAGGAAGGCGCAGATGTCGCTATAGCTTATTTATACGAAGCTTCAGATGCAGAGGTCACTCAGCGGCGAATTGAAGAATTAGGGCAACGTTGTTTGCGGATCGAAGTTGATTTACGCCATAAGGAAAACTGCTTCAAGGCTGTGGAGCATACCCTTCGCACTTTTGGCAAGCTGGACATCCTCGTCAACAATCATGGCGTCCAGTATCCACAAAAAAGTATTTTGGATATCACGGAAGCACAGCTCTACCAAACGTTTCAGACGAATATATTTCCATTCTTTTACCTGACGCAAGCCGCACTTCCACATCTAAAAAAAGGCGCAGCCATCATCAATACTGCGTCCATTACTGCCTATCAAGGAAATAAGGAGCTTATAGATTATTCCTCAACTAAAGGTGCGATCGTATCCTTTACCCGCTCTTTAGCCTTATCACTCGTAGACTCTGGCATTCGTGTCAATAGTGTAGCTCCCGGACCCGTATGGACACCACTAATTCCCTCCAGCTACTCCGCAGATGAGGTTAGTGTATTTGGGACGGATACACCCTTTAAACGTGCCGCACAGCCATATGAGTTAGCAGGAGCCTATCTTTATTTAGCGGGACCGGATTCTTCGTATGTTACCGGGACATGTATTCATGTCAATGGTGGAGACATGGTCACCAGCTGA
- a CDS encoding DUF4269 domain-containing protein, with the protein MNDWRNIDYLNHGTPVQKEVYALLRKLNIMSLLADYNPVLVGTVPLGIQVKGSDLDIICEVHDSVMFTDIVSRYFGTMDDFTSVSRVVDGVPRTKINFMAGGWPIELFGQPRPTALQNGYLHMIIEAEILAQLDNDFRQQIITMKTNGWKTEPAFAQVLGLEGDPYEALLMLEKLPRSALYAFCHSIQARG; encoded by the coding sequence ATGAATGATTGGCGAAATATAGATTATTTGAATCACGGAACTCCAGTGCAAAAAGAGGTCTATGCCCTGTTAAGAAAATTAAATATTATGAGTTTGCTGGCCGACTATAACCCGGTGCTGGTTGGCACAGTGCCGCTTGGAATTCAGGTGAAGGGCAGCGACCTGGATATTATTTGTGAGGTTCATGATTCCGTAATGTTTACGGACATTGTTAGTCGATATTTCGGAACCATGGATGATTTTACTAGTGTATCGCGTGTGGTTGATGGGGTCCCTCGAACGAAAATTAACTTTATGGCCGGGGGCTGGCCTATAGAACTGTTTGGGCAGCCGCGACCCACAGCTCTGCAGAATGGTTACTTACATATGATCATTGAAGCGGAAATTCTAGCTCAGCTGGATAATGATTTTCGCCAGCAGATCATTACAATGAAAACAAACGGGTGGAAGACCGAACCTGCCTTCGCGCAAGTGCTGGGTTTGGAAGGTGACCCTTATGAAGCGCTGCTGATGCTGGAAAAGCTTCCGCGGAGTGCTCTTTATGCTTTTTGTCATTCTATACAAGCGAGGGGATAG
- a CDS encoding GNAT family N-acetyltransferase, producing the protein MISDDYEAAYQLWENTEGMGLSEADSRLEVARYLERNAGFSQICENEDGRIVGTALCGHDGRRGYMYHVAVSNDCRGMGIGRELVKRCLGNLHAAGIAKCHLMVIGTNEQGRGFWEGIDWQYRGGIMLYSQDIL; encoded by the coding sequence ATGATTTCGGATGATTATGAAGCTGCCTACCAGCTATGGGAAAATACAGAGGGAATGGGACTCAGCGAAGCAGATTCGAGGCTGGAGGTTGCGCGTTATCTGGAGCGTAATGCTGGCTTCAGCCAGATCTGCGAGAATGAAGACGGCCGGATTGTAGGAACTGCATTGTGTGGACATGATGGGCGAAGAGGTTATATGTATCATGTGGCGGTTAGTAATGACTGCCGAGGCATGGGCATCGGGCGTGAGCTTGTAAAGCGTTGTCTCGGTAATTTACATGCAGCTGGTATTGCAAAATGCCATCTGATGGTTATAGGAACCAATGAACAAGGAAGAGGATTCTGGGAAGGGATAGACTGGCAGTATAGAGGTGGAATTATGTTATACTCCCAGGATATCTTGTGA
- the sdaAB gene encoding L-serine ammonia-lyase, iron-sulfur-dependent subunit beta, translating to MRFKDVFSIIGPAMVGPSSSHTAGAARIGRAARQVLGEVPRVAEVTFFGSFAATYQGHGTDRAIVGGLMDYATDDHRLPDSLELAAEAGMEVSFEQGTGLFPHPNTVKLHLIGQETGSELTLTGTSIGGGNIEIVDVDGFGVKLTGMYPTVLIHHMDYLGVLASVTEVMRNGQFNIGHMSLDRKNRSGAALTVLELDEAATPELIEALKALTAVKSVKLVNLNEGKQDEKGKESLT from the coding sequence ATGCGTTTTAAAGATGTGTTTTCAATTATTGGTCCCGCCATGGTCGGGCCTTCAAGCTCGCATACAGCCGGTGCAGCACGGATCGGAAGGGCTGCAAGGCAGGTGCTGGGTGAAGTGCCGCGTGTGGCAGAAGTGACGTTTTTTGGTTCTTTTGCAGCTACTTATCAGGGACATGGTACAGACCGGGCTATTGTCGGAGGACTTATGGATTACGCTACCGATGATCATCGGTTACCCGACTCTCTGGAGTTGGCGGCTGAAGCTGGGATGGAAGTATCTTTTGAGCAAGGAACGGGATTGTTTCCTCATCCTAACACGGTTAAACTGCATCTTATCGGACAAGAGACAGGAAGTGAGCTGACTTTAACGGGGACATCCATCGGTGGTGGAAACATTGAGATCGTCGATGTGGATGGTTTTGGAGTAAAGCTTACGGGAATGTATCCGACGGTATTGATTCATCATATGGATTATTTAGGTGTTCTGGCGAGTGTTACAGAAGTGATGCGTAACGGACAATTTAATATAGGGCATATGTCTCTTGATCGGAAGAATCGCAGCGGTGCAGCCTTAACGGTACTGGAGCTGGATGAAGCTGCTACTCCTGAGCTTATTGAAGCGCTTAAAGCGCTCACTGCGGTGAAATCGGTGAAATTGGTTAATTTAAACGAAGGTAAGCAAGATGAGAAGGGGAAGGAAAGCTTAACATGA
- the sdaAA gene encoding L-serine ammonia-lyase, iron-sulfur-dependent, subunit alpha: MNFQTLSQLAVLCEERGLTIGALMLEEQSAESGRSSEQEFATMREYYGVMKEAVHRGMHEDTTSRSGLTGMDAQRVGAYNAADEPCLGGPAGQAMAYALAVSEVNASMGRIIATPTAGSCGIIPGVFLSCQERFGWDDDYMVSGLFAAGAIGYVIANNSFVSGAEGGCQAEVGSAIGMAAGALTELRGGTPAQAVHAVGLALKNTLGLICDPVGGLVEIPCIVRNGFGAVTALAAADMALAGVRSVIPSDEVIKVMLEVGSAMPEKHRETAGGGLAQTPTGRKIMQDLRKKK; the protein is encoded by the coding sequence ATGAATTTTCAAACACTTAGCCAACTGGCTGTATTATGTGAGGAACGTGGCCTCACCATTGGAGCTCTTATGCTCGAAGAGCAAAGCGCGGAATCTGGACGTTCCAGTGAACAGGAATTTGCCACTATGCGTGAGTATTATGGGGTCATGAAAGAAGCTGTTCATCGTGGGATGCATGAAGATACCACTTCGCGCAGCGGCCTTACGGGAATGGATGCCCAGCGTGTAGGAGCCTATAACGCAGCAGATGAACCATGCCTAGGTGGACCCGCTGGTCAAGCAATGGCCTATGCTTTGGCTGTATCCGAGGTTAATGCCTCAATGGGCCGAATAATTGCTACACCTACCGCAGGTTCATGCGGAATTATTCCGGGTGTATTTCTCAGCTGCCAGGAACGGTTTGGCTGGGATGATGATTATATGGTTTCCGGTTTGTTCGCTGCGGGAGCAATCGGTTATGTCATTGCCAACAATTCGTTTGTATCTGGCGCAGAGGGTGGCTGTCAGGCCGAGGTCGGATCGGCCATCGGGATGGCGGCAGGAGCTTTAACCGAACTGCGTGGAGGGACGCCTGCACAAGCAGTGCATGCTGTTGGACTGGCGCTTAAGAACACATTAGGACTGATTTGCGATCCGGTGGGAGGACTTGTAGAGATTCCTTGTATCGTTAGAAACGGATTCGGTGCAGTGACCGCGCTCGCCGCCGCCGATATGGCACTGGCTGGTGTACGTAGCGTGATCCCTTCAGATGAAGTAATCAAGGTCATGCTTGAGGTAGGCTCAGCTATGCCAGAAAAACACCGCGAGACCGCAGGTGGCGGATTAGCACAGACACCTACCGGCCGCAAGATCATGCAGGATTTACGTAAAAAGAAATAA
- a CDS encoding YwbE family protein has protein sequence MNGQVRADIRPGLEVDIVLKQDQPTGKLTHGTVKDILTNSPRHPHGIKVRLTSGQVGRVKNIVAN, from the coding sequence ATGAACGGACAGGTAAGAGCCGATATTCGTCCTGGGCTTGAAGTGGATATTGTGCTTAAGCAGGATCAGCCGACGGGTAAGCTAACACATGGAACGGTGAAGGATATTCTCACCAACTCACCTCGACATCCGCATGGCATCAAGGTGCGTTTAACCAGTGGACAGGTAGGACGAGTTAAAAATATTGTTGCTAACTAA